From the genome of Populus alba chromosome 10, ASM523922v2, whole genome shotgun sequence, one region includes:
- the LOC118045410 gene encoding LEAF RUST 10 DISEASE-RESISTANCEUS RECEPTOR-LIKE PROTEIN KINASE-like 1.1 has product MNSSSDPSLKGDLEGDGVYLSIPIFSYTELGQATNNFDSEKELGDGGFGTVYYRKLKDGREVAVKRLYEHNYKRVKQFMNEIEILTRLHHKNLVCLDGCSSRRSRELLLVYEYIPNGTVADHLHGDQAKSSPLTWPIRMSIAIETASALAYLHASDIIHRDVKTNNILLDNNFSVKVADFGLSRLFLLFPKDVTHVLTVPQGTPGYVDPEYHQSYQLTDKSDVYSFGVVLIELISSMPAVDITRHRHEINLSNLAISKIQKCAFDELIDSRLGYNSDEEVKRTTTSVAELAFQCLQQDKEIRPSMENVLQQLKIIQGGESMENLSNLAISKIQKCAADELIYSRLGYNSDEEVKRTTTSVAELAFQCLQQDKETRLSMENVLQQLKTIQGGESLENLEEVHDDNKRSKNTLPPPSPPYCDEAGLLKNIRLPPSPVSVTAKWASSSSTTPNESV; this is encoded by the exons ATGAATTCTTCATCTGATCCCTCCTTAAAAGGAGACCTAGAAGGAGATGGTGTTTACCTCAGCATCCCCATCTTCTCTTATACTGAACTTGGGCAAGCCACCAATAATTTTGATAGTGAAAAGGAACTTGGAGATGGAGGTTTTGGAACTGTTTACTACA GGAAGCTCAAAGATGGACGGGAAGTTGCAGTTAAGCGCCTATATGAACACAACTATAAAAGGGTTAAGCAGTtcatgaatgaaattgaaattcttACTCGCCTGCACCACAAAAACCTCGTCTGCCTTGATGGATGCTCTTCACGACGCAGCCGTGAGCTACTACTTGTCTATGAATACATTCCCAATGGCACTGTTGCTGATCATCTACATGGAGATCAAGCAAAGTCCAGTCCACTGACCTGGCCTATTCGAATGAGCATAGCAATAGAAACAGCCAGTGCTCTGGCTTACCTTCATGCTTCTGACATCATACATCGTGATGTCAAGACGAACAACATCCTCCTTGACAACAATTTCAGCGTGAAGGTTGCAGATTTTGGGCTTTCCAGGTTGTTTCTGTTA TTTCCCAAAGACGTTACTCACGTCTTGACTGTTCCACAAGGGACTCCAGGCTATGTTGACCCTGAATATCACCAAAGCTACCAACTTACAGATAAGAGCGATGTCTATAGCTTTGGGGTTGTCCTGATTGAGCTCATATCATCAATGCCTGCTGTTGATATAACCAGGCACCGGCATGAGATTAATCTTTCTAACTTAGCAATAAGCAAGATTCAGAAATGTGCATTTGATGAGTTGATTGATTCACGTCTTGGGTATAATTCAGACGAAGAAGTTAAAAGAACGACAACATCGGTTGCAGAGTTGGCTTTTCAATGTTTGCAGCAAGACAAGGAAATAAGACCTTCCATGGAAAATGTCTTGCAgcagttaaaaataattcaaggcGGGGAGTCCATGGAGAATCTTTCTAACTTAGCAATAAGCAAGATTCAGAAATGTGCAGCTGACGAACTGATTTATTCACGTCTTGGGTATAATTCAGACGAGGAAGTTAAAAGAACGACAACATCGGTTGCAGAGTTGGCTTTTCAATGTTTGCAGCAAGACAAGGAAACAAGACTTTCCATGGAAAATGTTTTGCAGCagttaaaaacaattcaaggcGGGGAGTCCTTGGAGAATCTTGAAGAAGTGCATGACGATAACAAGAGGTCGAAGAACACACTGCCACCACCTTCACCACCCTATTGCGATGAGGCTGGTCTATTGAAGAACATCCGTCTGCCACCTTCACCGGTTTCTGTTACCGCTAAATGGGCCAGTAGTAGTTCTACTACACCTAATGAAAGCGTTTAA